In Salana multivorans, a single genomic region encodes these proteins:
- a CDS encoding cation diffusion facilitator family transporter, translating into MSAQHGTRAILAALAANLGIAITKFIAFLLTGSSSMLAESVHSIADSGNQVLLLFGGRRATRKADASHPFGYGRARYFYAFIVSIVLFTLGGCFAIYEAVEKFRHPHPIEGQWWWVPLAVLGAAILMESYSFRTAIHEARPHKGSGSWWQFIQRSKSPELPVILLEDFGALIGLVFALFGVGMTLLTHDGRWDAVGSAAIGVLLVCIAFVLARETKSMLLGEGAEAGVVAALEDALVGAAVPGGSGVSSVIHLRTLYVGPEDLLVAAKIEVPAASSAAQVAAAIDGAEARVRQAVPEATLIYLEPDLRRAVAG; encoded by the coding sequence ATGTCCGCCCAGCACGGGACCAGGGCGATCCTCGCCGCACTCGCGGCGAACCTCGGGATCGCGATCACCAAGTTCATCGCGTTCCTCCTGACCGGGTCGAGCTCGATGCTCGCCGAGTCGGTGCACTCCATCGCGGACTCGGGCAACCAGGTGCTCCTGCTGTTCGGGGGCCGCCGCGCGACCCGCAAGGCCGACGCCTCGCACCCGTTCGGCTACGGCCGCGCGCGCTACTTCTACGCGTTCATCGTCTCGATCGTGCTGTTCACCCTCGGTGGCTGCTTCGCGATCTACGAGGCGGTCGAGAAGTTCCGCCACCCGCACCCGATCGAGGGGCAGTGGTGGTGGGTCCCGCTCGCGGTGCTCGGCGCGGCGATCCTCATGGAGAGCTACTCCTTCCGCACGGCGATCCACGAGGCGCGACCGCACAAGGGCTCGGGGTCGTGGTGGCAGTTCATCCAGCGCTCGAAGTCGCCGGAGCTGCCCGTCATCCTGCTCGAGGACTTCGGCGCGCTCATCGGCCTCGTCTTCGCGCTGTTCGGCGTCGGGATGACGCTCCTGACCCACGACGGACGCTGGGACGCCGTCGGCTCGGCCGCGATCGGCGTGCTGCTCGTGTGCATCGCGTTCGTGCTGGCGCGCGAGACCAAGTCGATGCTCCTGGGGGAGGGCGCCGAGGCCGGGGTGGTCGCCGCGCTCGAGGACGCGCTCGTGGGCGCCGCGGTCCCCGGTGGGTCCGGCGTCTCCTCGGTCATCCACCTGCGCACGCTCTACGTCGGCCCCGAGGACCTGCTCGTCGCGGCCAAGATCGAGGTGCCGGCCGCGTCGTCGGCCGCGCAGGTCGCGGCCGCGATCGACGGGGCCGAGGCCCGCGTCCGCCAGGCCGTCCCCGAGGCCACGCTCATCTATCTCGAGCCGGACCTGCGCCGGGCCGTCGCCGGCTGA
- a CDS encoding DUF3499 domain-containing protein: MRIRQCTRATCTASAVATLTYVYADSTAVLGPLATHAEPHSYDLCADHAERLTVPRGWEVVRLQVDLTPAPPTPDDLVALAEAVREASRPPAAVTEPAPSARAGSRRGHLRVLDGGE, from the coding sequence GTGAGGATCCGTCAGTGCACCCGTGCCACGTGCACGGCATCGGCTGTCGCGACTCTGACGTACGTGTACGCGGACTCCACGGCCGTCCTCGGCCCCCTCGCGACCCACGCCGAGCCGCACTCCTACGACCTGTGCGCCGACCACGCCGAGCGCCTCACCGTGCCGCGGGGCTGGGAGGTCGTGCGGCTCCAGGTGGACCTCACGCCGGCGCCGCCGACGCCGGACGACCTCGTCGCGCTCGCCGAGGCCGTCCGCGAGGCGTCCCGCCCCCCGGCCGCCGTGACCGAGCCGGCGCCGTCAGCCCGCGCGGGATCCCGCCGCGGGCACCTGCGAGTCCTCGACGGAGGAGAGTGA
- the rfbD gene encoding dTDP-4-dehydrorhamnose reductase produces the protein MRVLVTGAEGMLGKDLCQRFASEHDVRATDRGEVDITDPSQVDLAVRDVDVVVNCAAWTNVDAAEEREPEAFLLNAVAPQLLARAATSAGARLVQISTDYVFSGTADSPYAEDDPARPRSAYGRTKAAGEWAVRAAGAEHLVVRTAWLYGAGGGSFPRTIGRAASERDHLDVVDDQVGQPTWTVDVADLVARLVESDAPGGCYHATSSGETTWFTFAQAVVAAQGLEPAMVRPTTSDAFVRPAPRPAYSVLGHDRLHDIGVTPIGPWRERWEIAAPAILA, from the coding sequence GTGCGCGTTCTCGTGACCGGTGCCGAAGGAATGCTCGGCAAGGACCTCTGCCAGCGGTTCGCGAGCGAGCACGACGTGCGTGCGACCGACCGCGGCGAGGTCGACATCACCGACCCGAGCCAGGTCGACCTGGCGGTTCGCGACGTCGACGTCGTCGTCAACTGTGCCGCGTGGACGAACGTCGACGCCGCGGAGGAGCGTGAGCCGGAGGCATTCCTGCTCAACGCGGTCGCGCCCCAGCTCCTGGCTCGCGCGGCGACGTCCGCCGGGGCACGCCTGGTCCAGATCTCGACCGACTACGTCTTCTCGGGAACGGCCGACTCGCCGTACGCCGAGGACGATCCCGCGCGCCCGCGGTCCGCCTACGGCCGCACGAAGGCCGCGGGCGAGTGGGCCGTCCGCGCCGCCGGAGCAGAACACCTCGTCGTGCGAACGGCCTGGCTGTACGGTGCCGGCGGCGGCAGCTTCCCCAGAACGATCGGACGCGCCGCGAGCGAGCGTGATCACCTCGACGTCGTCGACGACCAGGTCGGACAGCCGACCTGGACCGTCGACGTGGCCGACCTGGTGGCTCGACTCGTCGAGTCGGACGCGCCGGGAGGCTGCTACCACGCGACCTCGTCCGGTGAGACGACCTGGTTCACGTTCGCCCAGGCCGTGGTCGCCGCCCAGGGGCTCGAACCGGCGATGGTGCGACCGACCACGAGCGATGCGTTCGTGCGTCCGGCCCCTCGACCGGCCTACTCCGTCCTCGGACACGACCGGCTCCACGACATCGGCGTCACCCCGATCGGGCCCTGGCGGGAACGCTGGGAGATCGCGGCGCCCGCGATCCTGGCGTGA
- a CDS encoding glycosyltransferase produces MLALVVTRGVSPWLPDALRALAASRRAPERVVVAVVDPGAVVAVSTLCQESGLAHADVVPAAGAATFGAAARAVLDRFPATRNQWLWLLHDDAAPTPTALTAQLAAVEQAQSVVIVGAKNVEWNAPDELISVGVGMTPSGRRFTAMEESEIDQGQYDDRSDVLAVPLAGALVRRDVWDALGGPDPALGPYGDGADLTRRARLAGHRVVVAPRAVVRHARASYLSLRSPEHGPPGPSAEPDTERSWAARRQAVLHSRLAGTSGVGFVLAFLGMYLLAPVRALGRVATKEFGLIGAELRSPFVATARLGAVFRARSRARATAVLPRRVLRPLQVGLGARLAVWRDARLQAAASRRAARARSELEIAEAAALARKRRWVLLGVAVLTVGVAAVALAPLIFAGPLTGGGLLPVSSDVHRLWQDAVSPWLAVGDGHALLAQPFLLVLAGLTVLLGGLWGTPVWVAVTVLLVGAVPLAGLGAWFAAGAATRSRAARAWAALAWALMPPLLLGVSQGRIGAVLAHVTLPWVALGIARALGVQARDVILSGMVGARRVHVSETDDADGRVDGAVGDPAGDPAASSIEPTARRRPAGSIAAAAAAGLVLAVASAGAPVLLPLSIAVVVVLLVLLPRRVRGRARLLLVPLPSIMLLGPWLAAPFTATEEAGALDVALRRLLGEAGVPVAYTQAAPWQSLLLWPSDPTAESVTAPLTGSLLVLAIATGASVLVGALVALLRSGPRAPGVRLAWLVAVLGLAAALLLPLVPVGTVSGADTAGLAQPVADAWPGPALSLLLLGLLVAGTCAIDGARDRLAEASFGWRQASGGILALVLGAGVGLAGAGWIALLRTPDAVLVEARGDRPVPALGLQVQDSAAASRVLSILPTAEGLDVQLWRADGPQLLDAALASDALTGSLLDPTTTAPDAATQSLAVAVSQLTVSADEAVPGLVEHAIAAVVVPPAGSAVRPGVDETAAATLAAALDGTAGLERVTTNASGTVWRVVATDGVARVRVLDAESALPSDTVENAGPDLPVGALASEAVTARGSLAPSPDERVVVLADRAAPGWRATLDGRELETRTWGWQQAFTVPADASGTVRIEYDDPARTAWGWAQGIVLGLVALLALPTRRREDA; encoded by the coding sequence GTGCTCGCTCTCGTGGTGACCCGCGGCGTGAGTCCGTGGCTCCCCGACGCCCTGCGCGCCCTCGCCGCCTCGCGGCGGGCTCCCGAGCGGGTCGTCGTCGCCGTCGTCGACCCGGGCGCCGTCGTCGCCGTCTCGACCCTGTGCCAGGAGAGCGGGCTCGCGCACGCCGACGTCGTGCCGGCCGCCGGCGCGGCGACCTTCGGCGCCGCTGCCCGCGCCGTCCTCGACCGCTTCCCCGCCACTCGCAACCAGTGGCTCTGGCTGCTGCACGACGACGCCGCCCCGACGCCGACCGCGCTGACCGCGCAGCTCGCCGCCGTCGAGCAGGCGCAGTCCGTGGTGATCGTCGGCGCGAAGAACGTCGAGTGGAACGCCCCGGACGAGCTCATCTCCGTCGGCGTCGGCATGACCCCCTCCGGTCGGCGGTTCACCGCCATGGAGGAGAGCGAGATCGACCAGGGGCAGTACGACGACCGGTCCGACGTGCTCGCGGTCCCGCTCGCGGGCGCGCTCGTCCGCCGCGACGTCTGGGACGCGCTCGGCGGGCCCGACCCCGCGCTCGGGCCGTACGGCGACGGAGCCGATCTCACCCGGCGCGCCAGGCTCGCCGGGCACCGGGTCGTCGTCGCGCCGCGCGCCGTCGTGCGTCACGCCCGGGCCTCCTACCTCTCCCTGCGCTCTCCCGAGCACGGTCCGCCCGGCCCCTCGGCCGAACCCGACACCGAACGGTCCTGGGCGGCCCGCCGCCAGGCGGTGCTGCACTCGCGGCTGGCGGGCACGTCGGGCGTCGGGTTCGTCCTCGCCTTCCTCGGGATGTACCTGCTGGCGCCCGTCCGGGCCCTCGGCCGGGTCGCGACCAAGGAGTTCGGGCTCATCGGGGCCGAGCTGCGGTCGCCGTTCGTCGCGACGGCCCGGCTCGGCGCCGTGTTCCGCGCCCGGTCCCGCGCCCGGGCGACCGCCGTGCTGCCGCGCCGCGTGCTGCGCCCGCTCCAGGTCGGCCTCGGCGCCCGGCTCGCGGTGTGGCGCGACGCGCGGCTCCAGGCCGCGGCGAGCCGCCGGGCGGCCCGGGCGCGCAGCGAGCTCGAGATCGCCGAGGCGGCGGCGCTCGCCCGGAAGCGGCGCTGGGTGCTGCTCGGCGTCGCCGTGCTGACGGTCGGCGTCGCCGCGGTCGCGCTGGCCCCGCTGATCTTCGCCGGGCCGCTCACCGGCGGCGGCCTGCTCCCCGTCTCCTCGGACGTGCACCGGCTGTGGCAGGACGCCGTCTCGCCGTGGCTCGCCGTCGGCGACGGGCACGCGCTGCTCGCGCAGCCCTTCCTGCTGGTCCTGGCCGGGCTCACCGTCCTGCTCGGCGGCCTGTGGGGCACCCCGGTGTGGGTCGCCGTCACGGTCCTGCTCGTCGGCGCCGTGCCCCTCGCCGGCCTCGGTGCCTGGTTCGCGGCCGGCGCCGCCACCCGCAGCCGCGCCGCTCGCGCCTGGGCCGCGCTCGCCTGGGCGCTGATGCCCCCGCTGCTGCTCGGCGTCTCGCAGGGACGGATCGGCGCCGTCCTCGCGCACGTGACGCTGCCCTGGGTCGCCCTCGGGATCGCCCGAGCGCTGGGCGTCCAGGCTCGCGACGTCATCCTCTCCGGGATGGTCGGGGCGCGCCGCGTGCACGTCTCGGAGACGGACGACGCCGACGGCCGCGTCGACGGGGCGGTCGGCGACCCGGCTGGTGACCCGGCGGCGTCGAGCATCGAGCCCACCGCGCGCCGACGCCCCGCCGGGTCGATCGCGGCCGCGGCCGCCGCCGGTCTCGTCCTCGCCGTGGCGAGCGCCGGTGCCCCCGTGCTGTTGCCGCTGTCGATCGCCGTCGTCGTGGTGCTCCTCGTCCTCCTCCCGCGCCGTGTGCGCGGCCGGGCGCGCCTGCTCCTGGTGCCACTGCCGTCGATCATGCTGCTCGGTCCCTGGCTCGCCGCGCCGTTCACGGCGACCGAGGAGGCCGGGGCGCTGGACGTCGCGCTGCGTCGTCTCCTCGGCGAGGCCGGGGTCCCCGTCGCCTACACGCAGGCCGCGCCGTGGCAGTCGCTGCTGCTGTGGCCCTCCGACCCGACGGCGGAGAGCGTGACGGCGCCGCTCACCGGATCGCTGCTCGTGCTCGCCATCGCCACCGGGGCGAGCGTGCTCGTCGGCGCGCTCGTCGCGCTCCTGCGCTCGGGTCCCCGGGCGCCGGGGGTCCGGCTCGCCTGGCTCGTCGCCGTCCTGGGGCTCGCGGCGGCGCTCCTGCTCCCGCTCGTGCCGGTCGGGACCGTGAGCGGCGCCGACACCGCCGGGCTGGCGCAGCCCGTCGCCGACGCCTGGCCCGGTCCGGCGCTCTCGCTGCTGCTGCTCGGGCTCCTCGTCGCCGGGACGTGTGCGATCGACGGTGCCCGCGACCGGTTGGCGGAGGCGTCCTTCGGGTGGCGCCAGGCCTCCGGGGGCATCCTCGCGCTCGTCCTCGGCGCCGGCGTCGGTCTGGCGGGGGCCGGCTGGATCGCGCTGCTGCGCACCCCGGACGCCGTGCTCGTCGAGGCGCGCGGGGACCGACCGGTGCCCGCCCTCGGCCTGCAGGTCCAGGACTCGGCCGCGGCGAGCCGGGTGCTCTCCATCCTTCCGACGGCCGAGGGGCTCGACGTCCAGCTCTGGCGCGCCGACGGCCCGCAGCTCCTCGACGCCGCGCTGGCCTCGGACGCGCTGACCGGGTCGCTCCTCGACCCGACGACGACGGCGCCGGACGCAGCGACCCAGTCGCTCGCCGTCGCGGTGTCCCAGCTCACGGTCTCCGCCGACGAGGCCGTCCCGGGGCTCGTCGAGCACGCCATCGCCGCGGTCGTCGTGCCGCCCGCCGGCTCGGCCGTCCGGCCCGGCGTCGACGAGACGGCGGCCGCGACGCTCGCGGCCGCGCTCGACGGCACGGCGGGCCTCGAGCGCGTGACGACCAACGCGTCCGGAACGGTCTGGCGCGTCGTCGCGACCGACGGCGTCGCCCGCGTCCGGGTGCTGGACGCCGAGTCCGCCCTGCCGTCGGACACCGTCGAGAACGCCGGCCCGGACCTGCCCGTCGGAGCGCTGGCCTCGGAGGCGGTCACCGCGCGCGGCTCCCTCGCGCCGAGCCCGGACGAGCGCGTCGTCGTCCTCGCCGACCGCGCGGCACCGGGGTGGCGGGCCACGCTGGACGGGCGCGAGCTCGAGACGCGGACGTGGGGCTGGCAGCAGGCGTTCACGGTGCCGGCCGACGCGTCCGGCACGGTCCGCATCGAGTACGACGACCCGGCGCGCACGGCGTGGGGCTGGGCCCAGGGCATCGTCCTCGGTCTCGTGGCGCTCCTCGCGCTCCCGACGCGGCGGCGGGAGGACGCATGA
- a CDS encoding metallopeptidase family protein, whose translation MAASRDPERTGGHVHDPHSLDTLALPSRRSGRRRDRRGRGLRGPLLPPGMPAAQSRREEFEDAVLDTVELLERSWAKQLRDVEFGIEEVPPSDPSPWERGVPLGRSFASDAVAGLPARVVLYRRVVEARADGPDDMRSLVRAVVVEQVAEMLGRSPEDIDPTYHAD comes from the coding sequence GTGGCAGCCTCCCGCGACCCCGAGCGCACCGGCGGGCACGTGCACGACCCGCACTCGCTCGACACGCTCGCGCTGCCCTCCCGCCGCTCCGGACGACGGCGCGACCGACGCGGCCGCGGCCTGCGCGGCCCGCTCCTTCCGCCCGGGATGCCAGCGGCGCAGAGCAGGCGCGAGGAGTTCGAGGACGCCGTGCTGGACACCGTCGAGCTGCTCGAGCGCTCCTGGGCGAAGCAGCTGCGCGACGTCGAGTTCGGGATCGAGGAGGTCCCGCCGTCGGACCCCTCGCCGTGGGAGCGCGGCGTGCCGCTCGGCCGCTCGTTCGCGAGCGACGCGGTCGCCGGCCTGCCAGCGCGCGTCGTGCTCTACCGCCGCGTCGTCGAGGCGCGCGCCGACGGTCCGGACGACATGCGCTCGCTCGTGCGCGCCGTCGTCGTCGAGCAGGTGGCCGAGATGCTCGGCCGCTCCCCCGAGGACATCGACCCGACCTACCACGCCGACTGA
- a CDS encoding ABC transporter permease, whose translation MTRRTSTLVSRPATVWQNRKILGLLVKRDLSVRYASSALGYVWSVLDPLLMSAVYWFVFTKIFNGRHVGQEPYVIFLIVALLPWTWFQNGVVDSSHALQSESRLVRSTALPRELWAIRVVLSKGTEFLFSIPVLVVLILFFKPAVNANLWMFPAAMITQVIFMVGLALLLAPATVLLRDVDPLIKIAMRFLFYVSPIIYGVEDILKMDTPGWMKELFLLNPMTGIISGYRAGFFDQPVDPKIYLTALVISVLTLLAGQIVFSRLERQVLKEM comes from the coding sequence GTGACGCGCCGGACCAGCACGCTGGTCTCGCGTCCCGCGACCGTCTGGCAGAACCGGAAGATCCTCGGGCTGCTCGTCAAGCGCGACCTCTCGGTCCGCTACGCCAGCTCGGCGCTGGGCTACGTCTGGTCGGTGCTCGACCCGCTGCTCATGAGCGCGGTCTACTGGTTCGTCTTCACGAAGATCTTCAACGGCCGCCACGTCGGCCAGGAGCCCTACGTGATCTTCCTCATCGTCGCGCTCCTGCCCTGGACCTGGTTCCAGAACGGCGTCGTCGACTCCTCCCACGCGCTGCAGAGCGAGTCCCGGCTCGTCCGCTCGACGGCACTGCCGCGGGAGCTGTGGGCGATCCGCGTCGTCCTGTCGAAGGGCACCGAGTTCCTCTTCTCGATCCCGGTCCTCGTCGTCCTCATCCTGTTCTTCAAGCCGGCGGTCAACGCCAACCTGTGGATGTTCCCGGCCGCGATGATCACGCAGGTCATCTTCATGGTGGGCCTCGCGCTCCTGCTCGCCCCCGCCACGGTCCTCCTGCGCGACGTCGACCCGCTCATCAAGATCGCGATGCGGTTCCTCTTCTACGTCTCGCCGATCATCTACGGCGTCGAGGACATCCTCAAGATGGACACCCCGGGCTGGATGAAGGAGCTGTTCCTGCTCAACCCGATGACGGGGATCATCTCCGGCTACCGTGCGGGGTTCTTCGACCAGCCGGTCGACCCGAAGATCTACCTCACGGCCCTCGTCATCTCGGTGCTCACGCTCCTCGCCGGACAGATCGTCTTCTCGCGCCTCGAGCGCCAGGTCCTCAAGGAGATGTGA
- a CDS encoding DUF5719 family protein yields MTDDDTTPRLSSPYSLEPDPEPPVRPEAAEPDEVTGTAGETDEAASEAEVTDADVAPEPSAPERPETTAAGDDSRRETTTDDATEGDVTEGDVTEPAAAEREPEAPEREPEPAGPAPSGDGGSAAATAVSPTAAAAAEPAKRRARTSRAEKTKDAARPGRTARAARPDRAARPRRPLVTTLRAVTGLAVVALAAGAVAAAGTLPAGPELAAAPLSVDVPPTEVALVCPAPATGAGGGGSDAELGGASDVSSALVAGVLTRDDGLGTATLGALPDGSVTELEPGDAAAAGSLAAVETGTVLRGEPTGVAAFASAGLAQRALSGDLRGLGALACPGGGTTAWFVAGRTTVGSSTVLQLANPGSTPATVSVRAWSETGEVSIDRGEVVVAPGETIEQAIEALAPDVSRLALLVSSRGGVIAASLRTTDLDGLTAAGLDLVGATGGPGTDLVVPGVVLGSSTVDDGDPSLVRLLNPGSEPAEVVLELVGADGVHLLGGDQRFVVDPGVVAEVSLAGAPAGTYALRATSDVPIVAGVSLVRVGGPDPIDPDVPLVDRAWLGSVPLAASSVVAVPGLGSLADRAVLVLAGEDGGADGESDEDAAEAADVEVAVTAIGADGSVVGETSVTVPAGRSTAVDLTALSPATALVRLDATGGAGVSSAVVLTYADELGELISVVPATEDPQVERTVHVAVTAG; encoded by the coding sequence ATGACCGACGACGACACGACACCGCGGCTGAGCTCGCCCTACTCGCTCGAGCCCGACCCGGAGCCGCCCGTCCGGCCAGAGGCCGCCGAGCCCGACGAGGTGACGGGGACGGCGGGGGAGACCGACGAGGCCGCGAGCGAGGCCGAGGTGACGGACGCGGACGTCGCGCCCGAGCCGAGCGCTCCGGAGCGCCCGGAGACGACCGCCGCCGGCGACGACTCCCGTCGCGAGACGACGACTGACGACGCGACCGAGGGCGACGTGACCGAGGGCGACGTGACGGAGCCGGCAGCAGCCGAGCGGGAGCCCGAGGCGCCAGAGCGCGAGCCGGAGCCCGCCGGTCCGGCGCCCTCCGGCGACGGCGGGTCCGCCGCGGCGACGGCCGTGAGCCCGACGGCCGCGGCGGCGGCCGAGCCCGCGAAGCGTCGGGCTCGGACCTCACGCGCCGAGAAGACGAAGGACGCGGCGCGTCCGGGACGGACAGCTCGCGCGGCGCGTCCGGACCGTGCTGCACGCCCGCGTCGTCCGCTCGTCACGACCCTGCGCGCGGTGACCGGCCTCGCCGTCGTCGCGCTGGCCGCCGGGGCGGTGGCCGCGGCGGGCACGCTGCCGGCCGGTCCGGAGCTGGCCGCGGCACCGCTCTCGGTCGACGTGCCGCCGACCGAGGTCGCCCTCGTCTGCCCGGCCCCCGCGACGGGCGCGGGCGGCGGCGGTTCCGACGCGGAGCTCGGGGGCGCGTCGGACGTCAGCTCGGCCCTGGTGGCCGGCGTCCTGACGCGCGACGACGGACTCGGCACAGCGACGCTCGGCGCCCTCCCGGACGGGAGCGTCACCGAGCTGGAGCCCGGCGACGCAGCGGCCGCCGGGTCGCTGGCCGCCGTCGAGACCGGCACGGTGCTCCGCGGCGAGCCGACCGGCGTCGCCGCGTTCGCGAGCGCGGGGCTCGCGCAGCGCGCGCTCTCCGGTGACCTGCGCGGCCTGGGCGCCCTGGCGTGCCCCGGCGGCGGGACGACGGCCTGGTTCGTCGCCGGTCGCACGACCGTCGGGTCGAGCACGGTGCTGCAGCTCGCCAACCCCGGCTCGACGCCCGCGACCGTGTCGGTGCGCGCCTGGAGCGAGACCGGCGAGGTGTCGATCGACCGCGGTGAGGTCGTCGTCGCGCCGGGCGAGACCATCGAGCAGGCGATCGAGGCGCTGGCGCCGGACGTGTCGCGGCTCGCCCTGCTCGTCAGCTCGCGCGGCGGCGTGATCGCCGCGTCGCTGCGCACGACCGACCTCGACGGGCTCACGGCCGCCGGGCTGGACCTCGTCGGCGCGACGGGCGGCCCGGGGACGGACCTGGTCGTGCCCGGCGTCGTGCTCGGGTCGAGCACCGTCGACGACGGCGACCCGTCCCTCGTGCGTCTCCTCAACCCGGGCTCCGAGCCGGCGGAGGTCGTGCTCGAGCTCGTCGGAGCCGACGGCGTCCACCTCCTCGGCGGCGACCAGCGCTTCGTCGTCGATCCCGGTGTCGTGGCGGAGGTCTCGCTCGCGGGGGCGCCCGCCGGGACGTACGCGCTGCGGGCCACCTCGGACGTGCCGATCGTGGCCGGCGTCTCGCTCGTCCGCGTCGGCGGGCCCGACCCGATCGATCCGGACGTGCCCCTGGTGGACCGGGCCTGGCTCGGCTCCGTGCCGCTCGCGGCGAGCTCGGTGGTCGCGGTGCCGGGGCTGGGCTCGCTGGCCGACCGCGCGGTGCTCGTCCTTGCCGGTGAGGACGGCGGCGCCGACGGCGAGTCCGACGAGGACGCGGCGGAGGCGGCCGACGTCGAGGTCGCGGTCACCGCGATCGGCGCGGACGGTTCCGTCGTGGGCGAGACGTCCGTGACCGTGCCGGCCGGCCGGTCGACGGCGGTCGACCTGACGGCGCTCTCACCGGCGACGGCGCTCGTCCGGCTCGACGCGACCGGCGGCGCGGGTGTCAGCTCCGCGGTCGTGCTGACCTACGCCGACGAGCTGGGCGAGCTCATCTCGGTGGTACCGGCGACGGAGGACCCGCAGGTCGAGCGCACCGTCCACGTGGCCGTCACGGCCGGCTGA
- a CDS encoding WhiB family transcriptional regulator: MWNILGEGPLSSPTAWNAINLGPFTGEGALEWQERALCAQTDPEAFFPEKGGSTREAKRVCASCEVRAECLEYALANDERFGIWGGLSERERRRLKRRAV; the protein is encoded by the coding sequence ATGTGGAACATCCTCGGCGAGGGACCGCTCTCGTCGCCGACCGCCTGGAACGCGATCAATCTTGGACCATTCACGGGCGAGGGGGCCCTCGAGTGGCAGGAGCGCGCCCTGTGCGCGCAGACGGACCCGGAGGCGTTCTTCCCTGAGAAGGGCGGATCCACGCGGGAGGCCAAGCGGGTCTGCGCCTCCTGCGAGGTCCGGGCGGAGTGCCTCGAGTACGCGCTGGCCAACGACGAGCGTTTCGGCATCTGGGGCGGGCTGTCGGAGCGGGAGCGTCGGCGCCTCAAGCGCCGCGCCGTCTAG
- a CDS encoding ABC transporter ATP-binding protein: MSETMVGTEPVISVRGLGVKFTLGRRNQGLRELILRPGRAKQFKAKSFWGLRDVSFDVHAGEAIGVVGRNGQGKSTLLKMVAGVMIPDEGSVAVTGVVAPLIELTGGFVDDLTGRENIYLAAGLRGMSKATIDERFERIVDFAEVRDFLDTPFRHYSSGMKVRLAFAVMSQLDGNILLVDEVLAVGDKAFREKCYRRIRELLDEGRTLFLVSHNDGDLRRFCTRGLYLREGRLVADGPLEDILKRYAAEG; encoded by the coding sequence ATGAGCGAGACCATGGTCGGCACCGAGCCCGTCATCTCGGTCCGGGGCCTCGGCGTGAAGTTCACGCTCGGGCGCCGCAACCAGGGGCTGCGCGAGCTCATCCTGCGTCCCGGTCGCGCGAAGCAGTTCAAGGCGAAGTCCTTCTGGGGACTGCGCGACGTCAGCTTCGACGTCCACGCGGGCGAGGCGATCGGTGTCGTCGGGCGCAACGGCCAGGGCAAGTCGACGCTGCTCAAGATGGTGGCCGGCGTCATGATCCCCGACGAGGGGTCCGTGGCCGTCACCGGCGTCGTCGCCCCGCTCATCGAGCTGACGGGCGGCTTCGTCGACGACCTCACCGGTCGCGAGAACATCTATCTCGCCGCCGGTCTGCGGGGGATGTCCAAGGCGACGATCGACGAGCGGTTCGAGCGGATCGTGGACTTCGCCGAGGTGCGCGACTTCCTCGACACCCCGTTCCGGCACTACTCCTCCGGGATGAAGGTGCGCCTCGCGTTCGCGGTCATGTCGCAGCTCGACGGCAACATCCTGCTCGTCGACGAGGTGCTCGCCGTGGGCGACAAGGCCTTCCGGGAGAAGTGCTACCGCCGGATCCGGGAGCTGCTCGACGAGGGACGGACGCTGTTCCTCGTCTCCCACAACGACGGGGACCTGCGCCGCTTCTGCACGCGCGGGCTCTACCTGCGCGAGGGCCGGCTCGTCGCCGACGGTCCGCTTGAGGACATCCTCAAGCGGTACGCGGCGGAGGGCTGA
- a CDS encoding Trm112 family protein, producing MTSFPTPSEPGETGVVTPDDLGWVRDHLRCPVTGTRLRERTGPDGEPELVNDSDERPLAYPISDGVPVLLPSAGRPVE from the coding sequence GTGACCTCGTTCCCCACGCCATCCGAGCCCGGTGAGACCGGGGTCGTGACCCCCGACGATCTCGGCTGGGTCCGCGACCACCTGCGCTGCCCGGTGACCGGGACGCGGCTGCGAGAGCGGACCGGGCCGGACGGCGAGCCCGAGCTCGTCAACGACTCCGACGAGCGGCCGCTCGCCTATCCCATCAGCGACGGGGTGCCCGTGCTGCTGCCGAGTGCCGGGCGTCCGGTCGAGTGA